The Kordia sp. SMS9 genome window below encodes:
- a CDS encoding SCO family protein: protein MISCKNEKKQLGSRVASLPYYQEASFTPYWFEKGSAAQEAFHQIPAFNLTNQDGETITEATFNDKIYITDFFFTTCPGICPKMTANMDILQQEFKEDSEILLLSHSVTPKIDSVPVLKRYAETKGIDSKKWHLVTGDRSQIYDLGRNYYFVEEDLGETKTDDDFLHTENFVLIDKNRQIRGIYNGLNKTSVQQLIADIKTLKKE, encoded by the coding sequence TTGATTAGTTGTAAAAATGAAAAAAAACAACTTGGCAGTCGTGTCGCGAGTTTGCCGTATTATCAAGAAGCATCTTTTACGCCGTATTGGTTTGAAAAAGGAAGTGCTGCACAAGAAGCATTTCATCAAATTCCAGCGTTTAATCTTACGAATCAAGATGGAGAAACTATTACGGAAGCTACGTTCAATGATAAAATTTACATTACGGATTTTTTCTTTACCACTTGTCCTGGAATTTGCCCAAAAATGACGGCGAATATGGACATTTTGCAACAAGAATTTAAAGAAGACAGCGAAATTTTATTATTGTCGCATTCCGTCACACCGAAAATAGATTCTGTTCCAGTGTTGAAACGATATGCGGAAACGAAAGGAATTGACAGTAAAAAGTGGCATTTAGTCACAGGCGATCGTTCTCAGATATACGACTTAGGTCGAAACTATTATTTTGTGGAAGAAGATTTAGGCGAGACCAAAACCGATGACGATTTTTTACACACTGAAAATTTTGTATTGATTGATAAAAACAGGCAAATAAGAGGTATTTACAACGGATTGAACAAAACGTCAGTACAACAGCTAATTGCTGATATAAAAACATTGAAAAAGGAATGA
- a CDS encoding YHYH protein: protein MNRKSLIVVLLALISVVFIVACGSDDDATTTTTTPTDGGGDTATLHAAFSEFDTTNVTIMLNGSNVEIESNGRPNHTSPYWSNTTARMGTPAAAEDHPLFVAPTVTSFEDMAPGNIDDFNGSYSLTVSANPTLASNSSATGLGAIGIAVSGGMIYNDEEGPNVPLDNAVGSLDYTAAHTGPQSYHYHLEPKAWSDDDEKLIGIIADGFFLYGRKCNSTGTYPTDLDASGGHASTTQHTDETEYHYHIQNELYLNAYYILFPGNYQGTASSVQ, encoded by the coding sequence ATGAATAGAAAATCTTTAATAGTCGTACTCTTAGCGCTAATTTCCGTAGTTTTTATAGTTGCTTGCGGAAGTGACGACGACGCTACAACGACAACGACAACACCAACTGATGGAGGCGGAGACACAGCAACGTTGCACGCCGCTTTTAGCGAATTTGACACTACTAATGTTACTATTATGCTTAACGGTTCCAATGTGGAAATAGAAAGCAATGGAAGACCTAATCATACGTCTCCCTATTGGTCAAACACAACCGCAAGAATGGGAACTCCAGCAGCAGCCGAAGATCATCCATTATTTGTAGCGCCGACAGTTACTTCGTTTGAAGATATGGCTCCAGGAAATATTGATGATTTCAATGGTTCGTATTCGTTGACGGTTTCTGCAAATCCTACGTTGGCTTCCAATTCAAGTGCTACAGGTTTAGGCGCAATTGGAATTGCAGTTTCGGGCGGAATGATTTACAATGATGAAGAAGGTCCAAATGTGCCTTTAGACAATGCTGTAGGTTCTTTAGATTATACCGCAGCGCATACCGGACCGCAAAGTTACCATTATCATTTAGAGCCAAAAGCATGGTCGGATGACGATGAAAAATTGATAGGAATTATAGCAGACGGTTTTTTCTTGTATGGTAGAAAATGTAATTCTACAGGAACCTACCCAACGGATTTGGATGCTTCTGGAGGACATGCAAGCACAACACAACATACAGACGAAACTGAATATCATTATCACATACAAAACGAACTTTATTTGAATGCGTATTATATATTATTTCCAGGCAATTATCAAGGGACAGCAAGTAGCGTTCAATAG
- a CDS encoding YHYH protein yields MHYKITPIFLLMAFATFAQETTTNTFSVTDGYECTEMVKYKSEVSITKQGKYRVIKSNAIPKHATGSFPNAGNPNKIAPQNKTYKVALRPKKNKKLTSVYSEGMLGQGRPEYVFGVAMNGVKMEPTAMEFFINPNTRQLNMAWAKEALSTNVDLGDDCNNAHVQPTGEYHYHGTPWGLLQQAKENSMFLIGWAADGFPMYYKYGYASAESTQIIELTSSYKLREGNRPGDGISAPNGAYDGTYVRDFEYIEGHGDLDEANGRFGKTPEFPDGTYYYVITDSFPSLPRFFFGTPNKTFKVGGGMRGGSNGFPNRERGRNNGERPSVAQIMEQMDANGDGKLSKKEVKGPLQRDFTKVDANEDGFITQEELENAPKPQGRQRGQRGGRH; encoded by the coding sequence ATGCACTATAAAATCACACCTATTTTTCTCTTGATGGCGTTTGCAACATTCGCTCAAGAAACCACCACAAACACCTTTTCGGTAACCGATGGTTACGAATGTACCGAAATGGTAAAGTACAAAAGTGAAGTCTCTATCACGAAACAAGGAAAATACCGCGTTATCAAATCGAACGCCATTCCAAAACACGCTACAGGAAGTTTCCCAAATGCAGGAAATCCAAACAAAATTGCTCCTCAAAACAAAACTTACAAAGTCGCACTCAGACCAAAAAAGAACAAAAAACTAACATCTGTCTACAGTGAAGGAATGTTAGGGCAAGGAAGACCTGAGTACGTTTTTGGTGTCGCGATGAATGGTGTAAAAATGGAACCGACGGCAATGGAATTTTTCATAAACCCAAACACGCGCCAACTGAACATGGCTTGGGCTAAAGAAGCCTTGAGTACCAATGTTGATTTGGGAGACGATTGCAACAATGCACATGTACAACCCACAGGCGAATATCACTATCATGGAACACCGTGGGGATTGCTGCAACAAGCGAAAGAAAATAGTATGTTTTTAATCGGTTGGGCAGCAGATGGTTTTCCTATGTATTATAAATATGGGTACGCTTCCGCAGAAAGCACTCAGATAATCGAATTGACATCTAGTTACAAATTAAGAGAAGGAAATCGTCCGGGCGATGGAATTTCTGCACCAAACGGTGCGTATGACGGAACTTATGTACGTGATTTTGAATATATAGAAGGACACGGCGATTTGGATGAAGCCAACGGACGTTTTGGAAAAACACCCGAATTCCCAGATGGAACCTATTATTATGTCATAACAGACAGTTTTCCATCCTTACCACGATTTTTCTTCGGAACACCAAATAAAACCTTTAAAGTAGGTGGCGGAATGCGCGGCGGATCTAATGGTTTTCCAAACAGAGAACGCGGAAGAAACAACGGAGAACGTCCAAGTGTTGCACAAATTATGGAACAAATGGACGCAAATGGTGATGGGAAATTAAGCAAAAAAGAAGTCAAAGGACCATTGCAACGCGATTTTACAAAAGTAGATGCTAACGAAGATGGTTTTATCACACAGGAAGAATTAGAAAATGCTCCAAAACCACAAGGAAGACAACGAGGACAACGCGGCGGAAGACATTAG
- a CDS encoding RNA polymerase sigma factor yields MDETTFINDLREEKQAAYSRLITEYEQRVFHTCLSFVPNKEDAEDIAQEVFVEVFRSIHTFKGNSKLSTWIYRISTNKSLEFIRKKNTKKRFAFMQSIFGNEIPLDKTSYFTEMNHPGILLENKEKSETIFKAIHQLPEAQRIVFTLHKIDGLPYKEVAEITEKSVSSVESLMFRAKKNLQKILANFYKNEI; encoded by the coding sequence TTGGACGAAACTACATTTATTAACGATTTACGGGAAGAAAAACAGGCTGCTTACAGTCGCCTCATCACTGAATATGAGCAGCGTGTATTTCATACCTGTTTGTCGTTTGTGCCCAATAAAGAAGATGCAGAAGACATAGCGCAAGAAGTATTTGTAGAAGTATTCCGATCGATTCATACGTTTAAAGGAAATTCTAAATTATCCACGTGGATCTATCGAATTTCAACCAATAAATCGTTGGAATTTATCCGAAAAAAGAACACCAAAAAACGGTTTGCCTTTATGCAATCTATTTTTGGAAATGAAATTCCGCTTGATAAAACCTCGTATTTTACAGAAATGAATCATCCAGGAATTTTATTAGAAAATAAAGAAAAAAGCGAAACCATATTCAAAGCCATTCATCAATTGCCCGAAGCGCAACGTATTGTATTTACCTTGCATAAAATTGATGGTTTACCCTATAAGGAAGTTGCCGAAATTACAGAGAAAAGCGTTTCATCTGTGGAATCCTTGATGTTTCGCGCCAAGAAAAATTTACAAAAAATATTAGCAAATTTTTATAAAAATGAAATCTAA
- a CDS encoding T9SS type A sorting domain-containing protein, producing the protein MKRKLLFVITLFISSITLAQDTEAPTTPANFQIVYNIASPEDSFALQWDHATDNVGVTTYEIYINGALDEIIPFDNSNTVQYASFGRFNNGTYCFTILAKDAAGNASALSPQDCGNVNVIYQNPPRKPYFSGFLNYAGDNKAIEIAYENFGSSSDLSNYSLKISHNGSGTWDTVYTFPSSASISPNETFVIAHPNISICSTFVNDYDSTITNFDGNDVIGLFKYDTLYDVVGGNLGSSTTAVNTDIFLKKEILTAIHPITTFNINDWNVYPNTGSCPNMLGFSFLVLLDVEDETTATFQIYPNPTNGDVVYINTKNNAEISTMTIHDVSGKLVLQQVNPSNEINIQQLEQGVYFLQLQIGNQTVTKKLIRQ; encoded by the coding sequence ATGAAAAGAAAGCTACTATTTGTTATTACACTATTCATCAGTTCTATCACATTAGCGCAAGATACAGAAGCACCAACTACACCAGCGAATTTTCAAATCGTATATAACATAGCAAGTCCGGAAGATTCTTTTGCACTTCAGTGGGATCATGCTACAGATAATGTCGGCGTAACTACGTACGAAATTTATATAAATGGTGCTCTAGACGAGATTATACCATTTGATAATTCAAATACAGTTCAATATGCATCTTTTGGTCGTTTTAACAATGGAACGTATTGTTTTACAATACTTGCCAAAGACGCCGCAGGGAATGCTTCTGCGTTATCTCCTCAAGACTGTGGAAATGTCAACGTTATTTACCAAAATCCTCCAAGAAAACCCTATTTTTCTGGTTTTTTGAATTATGCTGGCGATAATAAAGCCATTGAAATTGCCTATGAGAACTTTGGAAGTTCTTCTGATTTATCGAACTATTCTCTAAAAATAAGCCATAATGGCAGCGGAACTTGGGATACTGTATACACATTTCCTTCTAGTGCGAGTATAAGTCCTAATGAAACGTTTGTGATTGCGCACCCAAATATTTCAATATGTTCTACATTTGTCAACGATTATGATAGTACAATTACCAATTTTGACGGAAATGATGTTATTGGACTGTTTAAATATGATACGCTGTACGATGTGGTTGGCGGAAATTTAGGAAGTAGTACAACAGCTGTTAATACTGATATATTCTTAAAAAAAGAAATCTTAACTGCTATACATCCTATTACAACTTTTAATATAAATGATTGGAATGTATATCCTAATACTGGAAGTTGTCCTAATATGTTAGGATTTTCATTCTTAGTTCTATTAGATGTTGAAGATGAAACTACAGCTACTTTTCAAATTTATCCAAACCCTACAAACGGCGATGTTGTATACATCAACACAAAAAATAATGCAGAAATTTCCACTATGACTATTCATGATGTTTCAGGAAAATTAGTACTGCAACAAGTAAATCCGTCAAACGAAATTAATATTCAACAATTAGAGCAAGGTGTATATTTCTTGCAACTACAAATTGGAAATCAAACAGTTACCAAAAAGTTGATTCGACAGTAA
- the hutI gene encoding imidazolonepropionase — protein MTTLLINIKQLLQVRETNISKVSGADMKTLPMLENAYLYIVDDVISDFGLMATIEIASADTIIDCTDKIVLPTWCDSHTHLVYAGNRAQEFVDRINGLSYEEIANRGGGILNSAKKLQETSEDELFAQSAKRLEEVMQLGTGAIEIKSGYGLTTAAELKMLRVAKRLKEAYNFPIKTTFLGAHAVPANFKGNQDGYMDLVINEMLPKVAEQNLAEYVDIFCEKGYFTLEDTERLLKAAQHYNLTPKIHVNQFNAFGGVALGVAYSALSVDHLEELNDDDIKALQGSNTMPVALPSCSYFLSIPYTPARKLMDTGLPVALATDYNPGSTPSGNMNFVVSTACIKMKMMPEEAINAATINGAYAMGLSETHGSITQGKAANLIVTKKIESFHVLPYAFGDNHIEQVLINGKVI, from the coding sequence ATGACAACCTTACTCATCAACATCAAACAATTACTACAAGTACGCGAAACCAACATTTCTAAAGTTTCTGGAGCCGACATGAAAACGCTTCCAATGCTTGAAAACGCGTATCTCTACATTGTGGATGATGTGATAAGTGATTTTGGATTGATGGCAACTATTGAAATCGCTTCCGCAGATACCATCATAGATTGTACTGATAAAATCGTATTACCAACTTGGTGCGATAGTCACACGCATTTAGTCTACGCAGGCAATCGAGCACAAGAATTTGTAGACAGAATCAACGGATTAAGCTATGAAGAGATTGCCAATCGTGGTGGCGGTATTTTAAATTCAGCCAAAAAATTACAAGAAACCTCCGAAGACGAACTCTTTGCGCAATCTGCCAAACGCTTGGAAGAAGTCATGCAATTGGGAACTGGCGCCATAGAAATCAAATCGGGTTACGGACTCACCACAGCAGCCGAACTCAAGATGTTGCGCGTGGCAAAACGACTCAAAGAAGCATACAATTTCCCCATAAAAACCACCTTTTTAGGCGCTCACGCAGTTCCTGCAAATTTCAAAGGAAATCAAGATGGTTATATGGATTTGGTCATCAATGAAATGTTGCCCAAAGTCGCTGAACAAAACTTAGCAGAATACGTAGATATTTTCTGTGAAAAAGGATATTTCACCTTAGAAGATACGGAACGCTTATTGAAAGCGGCGCAACACTACAACCTAACGCCAAAAATTCACGTTAATCAATTCAATGCGTTTGGTGGCGTAGCTTTGGGCGTAGCATACAGCGCACTTTCTGTAGATCATTTGGAAGAACTCAACGACGACGACATCAAAGCGCTGCAAGGAAGCAATACCATGCCTGTTGCTTTGCCTTCGTGTTCGTACTTTTTGAGCATTCCGTACACACCAGCTCGCAAACTCATGGACACAGGTTTGCCCGTAGCATTGGCTACTGATTACAATCCTGGATCGACACCTTCTGGAAACATGAATTTTGTAGTGAGCACAGCCTGTATCAAAATGAAAATGATGCCCGAAGAAGCGATCAATGCAGCAACGATTAACGGCGCGTACGCGATGGGACTTTCAGAAACGCACGGAAGCATCACTCAAGGAAAAGCTGCGAATTTGATTGTTACCAAAAAAATTGAGTCGTTTCATGTATTACCATACGCGTTTGGCGACAACCATATTGAACAGGTATTGATTAATGGAAAGGTCATTTAG
- a CDS encoding RsmB/NOP family class I SAM-dependent RNA methyltransferase: MRLHRNLVFSVIDGLNLIFNEGAYADKVVEKLLKRDARWGSRDRKFVAETTYEIVRWKRLYAEIADSKENYSRENLWRIFAVWATLRGIELPDWNQLAGTPTRRIKGRFDELSKIRKIKESIPDWLDELGVAELGEEVWTKEINALNKQADVILRVNTLRTTKEKLKALLASFDHETEDIKGHPVALRLKERANIFKNEAFKNGFFEVQDANSQLVSEFLDVKPGMKVVDTCAGAGGKSLHLAALMENKGNLISLDIYEGKLRELKRRARRNGAHNIETRVITSTKVIKKLYDKADRVLIDAPCSGLGVLRRNPDAKWKIQPEFLEKIKDTQQDILQRYSRMVKSGGKLVYATCSILPSENQEQVAKFLASNKDFTLVEDKKLLAHESGFDGFYMALLERK, translated from the coding sequence ATGCGATTACACAGAAATTTGGTTTTTTCCGTTATTGATGGTTTAAACCTAATATTTAATGAAGGAGCTTATGCCGATAAAGTAGTTGAAAAGTTACTAAAAAGAGACGCCCGTTGGGGAAGTCGCGATCGTAAATTTGTCGCGGAAACTACCTATGAAATTGTACGCTGGAAACGCTTGTATGCGGAGATAGCGGATAGTAAAGAAAATTATTCTCGTGAAAATTTATGGCGCATTTTTGCCGTTTGGGCAACCTTGCGCGGTATTGAATTGCCCGATTGGAATCAGCTTGCGGGAACGCCAACACGAAGAATTAAAGGACGTTTTGATGAACTTTCTAAAATTCGAAAAATTAAAGAATCTATTCCTGATTGGTTGGATGAATTAGGTGTTGCTGAACTCGGTGAAGAAGTTTGGACGAAAGAAATTAACGCGCTTAACAAACAAGCAGATGTTATTCTTCGTGTAAATACTTTACGTACTACAAAAGAAAAACTTAAAGCATTATTAGCTTCTTTTGATCATGAAACAGAAGATATTAAAGGACATCCTGTGGCATTACGCTTGAAAGAACGTGCCAATATTTTTAAAAATGAAGCGTTTAAAAACGGTTTCTTTGAAGTACAAGATGCCAATTCGCAATTGGTTTCTGAGTTTTTAGATGTAAAACCAGGAATGAAAGTTGTGGATACCTGTGCTGGTGCTGGCGGAAAATCGTTGCATTTAGCCGCTTTGATGGAAAATAAAGGAAACTTAATTTCTTTAGATATTTACGAAGGAAAACTGCGCGAACTGAAGCGTAGAGCACGCCGAAATGGTGCACATAATATTGAAACTCGTGTGATTACTTCCACGAAAGTGATTAAAAAGTTATACGACAAAGCTGACCGCGTACTGATTGACGCACCTTGTTCTGGATTGGGCGTTTTACGTAGAAATCCGGATGCGAAGTGGAAAATTCAACCTGAATTTTTAGAAAAAATTAAAGATACGCAGCAAGATATTTTACAACGCTATTCACGCATGGTAAAGTCTGGCGGAAAACTAGTCTATGCAACCTGTTCTATCTTACCATCTGAAAATCAAGAACAAGTAGCGAAATTTTTAGCTTCTAACAAAGATTTTACATTGGTAGAAGATAAAAAACTATTGGCGCATGAATCTGGATTTGACGGATTTTACATGGCGTTGCTAGAACGAAAATAA
- a CDS encoding toxin-antitoxin system YwqK family antitoxin, whose amino-acid sequence MRIIYYFQAIIKGQQVAFNSFLRLLGLVVLLLTSCGQNSQEKEMIAEAVSSNTSVVVSKEKLTLNATLGLYYYQNKPFTGVLEATYENGVVSERTIYVAGKRNGVRKKWFLDGLLSFEATYVAGKQHGISKTWWRNGNLRSISNHSDGVVHGVQEQWYITGEKFKRLTIVNGKAAGLQQAWRKNGKLFNNYEAKNGRIFGLKRSGLCYELQKEIVQTKEL is encoded by the coding sequence ATGCGTATTATATATTATTTCCAGGCAATTATCAAGGGACAGCAAGTAGCGTTCAATAGTTTTTTAAGACTTCTTGGGTTAGTGGTACTTTTGTTGACTTCGTGTGGACAAAATTCCCAAGAAAAAGAAATGATTGCCGAAGCTGTTTCCTCGAACACTTCGGTAGTCGTTTCTAAAGAAAAACTAACGCTTAATGCTACTTTGGGATTGTATTATTATCAAAACAAGCCTTTTACGGGCGTTTTAGAAGCAACCTATGAAAACGGTGTGGTTTCTGAACGTACTATATATGTGGCAGGAAAACGGAACGGCGTACGCAAAAAGTGGTTTTTGGATGGTTTGCTAAGTTTTGAAGCAACTTATGTAGCTGGAAAACAACACGGAATTTCCAAAACATGGTGGCGAAATGGAAACTTGCGATCAATCTCCAATCATAGCGATGGAGTTGTACATGGCGTGCAGGAACAATGGTATATAACAGGCGAAAAATTCAAACGTCTGACTATCGTTAACGGAAAAGCAGCAGGTTTGCAGCAAGCATGGCGAAAGAATGGAAAATTATTTAACAATTATGAAGCTAAAAATGGACGAATTTTTGGCTTAAAACGATCAGGATTGTGTTATGAATTACAAAAAGAAATTGTTCAAACAAAAGAATTATAG
- a CDS encoding Spy/CpxP family protein refolding chaperone → MKKNTFLYILLIFLVVMNGFFMFKIFGDKPPRGANPGKFIAKELQFDEAQMQQFSTINDVHHEAMMTISRDIKKLKDALFAEISETTVDKAKIDDITNQIGEKERQKDLKTFYHFKEVQKICTDEQRERFNTLIQHALKRHGRKKTKK, encoded by the coding sequence ATGAAAAAAAATACCTTTTTATATATTTTATTGATATTTCTCGTTGTGATGAATGGTTTCTTTATGTTCAAAATTTTCGGAGATAAACCACCAAGAGGCGCAAATCCAGGAAAATTTATTGCAAAAGAATTACAATTTGATGAAGCACAAATGCAGCAGTTTTCAACCATAAACGATGTACATCATGAAGCGATGATGACTATTTCACGAGATATCAAAAAACTGAAAGATGCCCTATTTGCAGAAATTTCTGAAACAACGGTTGACAAAGCGAAAATAGACGACATCACAAATCAAATTGGTGAAAAAGAACGGCAAAAAGATCTGAAAACATTCTATCATTTCAAAGAAGTTCAAAAAATTTGTACTGACGAACAACGTGAACGTTTTAATACATTAATTCAACACGCTTTGAAGCGACACGGAAGAAAAAAAACAAAAAAATAA
- a CDS encoding aspartate/glutamate racemase family protein: MQTIGLIGGITPQSTILYYQILNDLAEKHLGTSHTAKCIINSVDFGTIHKLQHDGRWDLLNELMAEAGKNLENAGAKMLLICANTMHLTIEAVRKNVSIPVLHIAEATAEKIQEKKIKTVALLGTKYTMELDFYKDVLISFGIQTLIPNAEEREEVHRVIYEELSKGILKDSSREAYKNCIERLQKEGAQGVILGCTEIPLLIKQEDSAIPVFDTTTIHATKAIELAFS; the protein is encoded by the coding sequence ATGCAAACTATTGGACTTATCGGTGGCATTACGCCGCAATCGACGATTTTGTATTATCAAATTTTAAATGATTTGGCAGAAAAGCATTTAGGAACTTCGCATACAGCGAAATGTATTATCAATTCGGTTGATTTTGGAACGATTCACAAGTTGCAACATGACGGACGTTGGGATTTGTTGAATGAATTGATGGCTGAAGCTGGAAAAAACTTGGAAAATGCAGGTGCAAAGATGCTTTTAATTTGCGCAAATACCATGCATTTAACCATTGAAGCGGTACGAAAAAATGTGTCAATTCCTGTGCTTCATATTGCAGAAGCGACCGCAGAGAAGATTCAAGAAAAAAAGATAAAAACGGTTGCTTTGCTCGGTACGAAATATACGATGGAACTGGATTTTTATAAAGATGTGTTGATTTCATTTGGCATACAAACCTTGATTCCAAATGCGGAAGAACGAGAAGAAGTTCATCGTGTGATTTATGAAGAATTGTCCAAAGGAATACTGAAAGATTCTTCGCGAGAAGCGTATAAAAATTGTATTGAACGCTTGCAAAAAGAAGGTGCTCAAGGTGTTATTTTAGGTTGTACTGAAATTCCGCTACTAATCAAGCAAGAAGATAGTGCAATTCCTGTATTTGACACCACAACGATTCACGCTACAAAAGCAATTGAATTAGCTTTCAGTTAG
- a CDS encoding endonuclease: MKRILLFLTVLASFTVTAQQAYYNDVNLTLTGTQLRDALATKVINTHSNSLSYSEIWTASMITDEDPNNANNVLLIYGWENGSDGDVTNDLSRGKMQNGGNVGDWNREHTFANSLASPDLDANTTNGPPYSDAHNLRPSDVQRNGQRGNRLFAAGSGNSGTVGAFWYPGDATAGGTDWRGDVARIVMYMYLRYGNQCAPNLVANGTQNSVDANMIDLLLEWNAADPVSPLEDARNTYHEDIFNATAQGNRNPFIDNPRLATQIWGGTPAEDRWGIFGTDTEDPTVPMNVMVSNETSNTIDVSWTASTDNIGVTGYDVFVDGMFEQTVAGTTATVSGLSAATTYTFTVLAKDAQGNTSAQSVGVDGTTLAGGGGGTGASLFFSEYIEGSSFNKALEIANFTGSTVDLNEVGNVYTLKISTNGNAMWNSTYSFPMGAMITDGDVYVIANTGLAVCTGAVDDSNDAITGFNGNDAIGLFKNDVLIDILGTLGDGGTYAQNTTLVRKPSVNAPNTTYTETEWNTFASNTCDNLGAHTQTLSIATFEADAFSIYPNPTNGDIVYINTKNNVEVTAVQVYDITGKQVLTQNNASNQINVQRLQKGLYILQVQIDNQIITKKLMKQ; encoded by the coding sequence ATGAAAAGAATTTTACTTTTTTTAACTGTACTTGCATCGTTTACAGTTACTGCACAACAAGCGTATTATAATGATGTAAACTTAACCTTGACTGGAACACAATTGCGTGATGCTTTGGCGACAAAAGTGATCAATACACACTCCAATTCTTTATCCTACTCTGAGATTTGGACAGCAAGCATGATTACAGATGAAGATCCAAATAATGCAAACAATGTATTATTAATTTACGGATGGGAAAACGGAAGTGACGGCGATGTGACCAACGATTTATCGAGAGGTAAAATGCAAAATGGTGGAAACGTAGGTGACTGGAACCGAGAGCATACGTTTGCGAATTCATTAGCAAGTCCAGACTTGGATGCAAATACTACGAATGGTCCTCCGTACAGTGATGCACACAATTTACGTCCTTCGGATGTTCAACGCAATGGACAACGCGGTAACAGATTATTTGCTGCTGGTTCTGGAAATTCAGGAACCGTTGGAGCATTTTGGTATCCTGGTGATGCAACTGCTGGCGGAACCGATTGGCGTGGTGATGTAGCGCGAATTGTAATGTATATGTACCTTCGTTATGGAAATCAATGTGCGCCAAATTTAGTAGCAAACGGAACTCAAAATAGCGTTGATGCCAATATGATTGATTTGTTGTTGGAATGGAATGCTGCCGATCCTGTTTCGCCTTTGGAAGATGCGCGTAACACGTATCATGAAGATATTTTTAATGCCACGGCACAAGGAAATCGCAATCCATTTATTGACAATCCACGTTTGGCAACACAAATTTGGGGTGGAACTCCTGCGGAAGATCGTTGGGGAATTTTTGGAACTGACACAGAAGATCCAACTGTACCCATGAATGTAATGGTAAGCAACGAAACTTCTAATACTATTGATGTTTCTTGGACTGCTTCTACAGACAATATTGGTGTAACTGGATACGATGTTTTTGTAGACGGAATGTTTGAACAAACGGTAGCTGGAACAACAGCAACCGTAAGTGGTTTGTCTGCTGCTACAACATACACGTTTACAGTTTTAGCAAAAGATGCACAAGGAAATACGTCTGCACAATCTGTTGGAGTTGACGGAACTACCTTAGCTGGTGGTGGAGGTGGAACAGGTGCTAGTTTGTTTTTTTCTGAATATATAGAAGGAAGTTCTTTTAATAAAGCATTGGAAATTGCGAATTTTACAGGAAGTACGGTTGATTTGAATGAAGTAGGAAATGTATATACATTAAAAATATCTACGAATGGAAATGCTATGTGGAACTCAACGTATAGTTTTCCTATGGGCGCTATGATTACGGATGGAGATGTATATGTAATAGCAAATACGGGGTTGGCTGTTTGTACTGGCGCGGTTGATGATTCAAATGATGCAATCACAGGATTCAACGGAAATGATGCCATCGGATTGTTTAAAAACGATGTTTTGATTGATATTCTTGGAACTTTGGGCGATGGAGGTACGTACGCTCAAAACACAACATTGGTTAGAAAACCAAGTGTTAACGCACCAAACACAACATACACAGAAACAGAATGGAATACATTTGCATCAAATACGTGTGACAATTTAGGTGCGCACACGCAAACCTTGAGTATTGCTACGTTTGAAGCTGATGCGTTTTCCATATATCCTAACCCAACAAATGGTGATATTGTATACATCAACACAAAAAATAATGTAGAAGTAACTGCAGTTCAGGTGTATGATATTACAGGAAAGCAAGTATTGACGCAAAACAATGCTTCTAATCAAATTAACGTTCAAAGGTTGCAAAAAGGTTTGTATATTTTACAAGTACAAATTGACAATCAAATCATTACTAAAAAACTCATGAAGCAGTAA